In a genomic window of Aggregatimonas sangjinii:
- a CDS encoding carboxypeptidase-like regulatory domain-containing protein, whose product MKYTITIPEPCHENWENMTATAKGRLCDSCKKEVVDFSNTSFSMLSQKLDSGAELCGRFRPDQLNRTLRSRKGNAIKHSGILVASVALLSGISPVIAQDRTPTPTAIVMGRIAVQDDVGTKPIATDDSTISGKVSDSQGPLPGVKIVLQGSGIETQTDFDGNFSLTIPQDSLKLNAVLEVLHIGYRSKTIAINKATSDLKVVLTMEDYIMGEIAIVDKPNLFDKIGRLFKSKE is encoded by the coding sequence ATGAAGTATACCATCACTATTCCGGAACCTTGTCACGAAAATTGGGAAAATATGACCGCTACTGCAAAGGGCAGGCTATGCGACAGTTGTAAAAAAGAAGTCGTTGATTTTTCGAATACTTCATTCTCGATGCTTTCCCAAAAGCTCGATTCGGGAGCAGAGCTATGTGGTCGGTTTCGTCCGGACCAACTGAACCGTACCCTTCGTTCGCGAAAAGGTAATGCTATAAAACACAGTGGCATTTTAGTGGCTTCGGTAGCCTTGCTGTCTGGAATTTCGCCGGTAATCGCTCAAGACCGCACCCCTACGCCGACGGCAATCGTCATGGGCAGGATCGCCGTTCAGGATGATGTTGGGACAAAGCCAATTGCAACGGACGATAGTACCATTTCCGGGAAGGTCAGTGACAGTCAGGGGCCATTGCCCGGAGTGAAAATCGTATTACAAGGTTCCGGAATTGAAACCCAAACCGATTTTGACGGAAATTTTAGCTTGACCATTCCACAGGATTCATTAAAATTAAACGCGGTACTCGAGGTGCTCCATATCGGTTATCGGTCTAAAACGATAGCTATCAATAAGGCAACCAGTGACTTAAAGGTAGTTTTAACGATGGAGGATTATATTATGGGCGAGATTGCCATTGTTGATAAACCCAACCTCTTTGATAAAATAGGGCGCCTATTTAAAAGCAAAGAGTAG
- a CDS encoding tRNA1(Val) (adenine(37)-N6)-methyltransferase: MPNPFAFKQFTVHQDRCAMKIGTDGVLLGAWTSVETNPDSVLDIGAGTGLLALMMAQRSSAETIEALEIMEAAYEQCVENFENSPWADRLFCFHAGLDEFVAEIDEPYDLIICNPPFYPESISSGDEARDMARQNQFLPFDELLQGVSLLLDKQGTFSTILPFAEEDDFLKLAAGFSLYPKRITRVKGNPSAAFKRSLLEFRFEKSIPKISELVIEVGRHSYTEEYIALTKDFYLNM, from the coding sequence ATGCCCAATCCTTTTGCGTTCAAACAGTTTACAGTACATCAAGACCGTTGTGCCATGAAAATCGGTACAGACGGCGTGTTGCTCGGGGCATGGACTTCAGTTGAAACCAATCCTGATTCGGTGTTGGACATTGGCGCCGGCACTGGTCTTCTCGCTTTGATGATGGCCCAACGCTCTTCCGCAGAAACCATCGAAGCCCTTGAAATTATGGAAGCCGCCTACGAGCAATGTGTGGAAAATTTCGAGAATTCCCCTTGGGCCGACCGTTTATTCTGTTTTCACGCCGGTTTGGATGAGTTCGTAGCGGAGATTGATGAACCTTACGATTTAATTATTTGCAACCCGCCCTTCTATCCCGAATCGATTTCTAGTGGTGATGAAGCCCGCGATATGGCACGCCAAAATCAATTCCTGCCTTTTGACGAACTCCTGCAAGGCGTTTCTCTATTACTAGACAAGCAAGGAACTTTCTCCACCATACTTCCGTTTGCCGAGGAAGATGATTTTTTAAAACTGGCCGCCGGATTTTCACTTTATCCCAAGCGGATAACGAGAGTAAAGGGCAACCCGTCAGCGGCATTCAAAAGGAGCTTGTTGGAATTCCGTTTTGAAAAAAGCATCCCAAAAATCAGTGAACTGGTTATTGAAGTGGGCAGGCATTCGTACACCGAGGAATACATCGCCCTTACCAAAGATTTTTATTTAAATATGTAA
- a CDS encoding acyl-CoA dehydrogenase family protein: MRPDLFEAPDYYKLDDLLSEEHKLVRDAARQWVKRDVSPIIEEYAQKAEFPKQIIKGLAEIGAFGPYIPEEYGGAGLDQISYGLIMQEIERGDSGVRSTASVQSSLVMYPIYTYGNEAQRQKYLPKLASGEWMGSFGLTEPNHGSNPGGMETKFKDMGDHYLLNGAKLWISNSPFCDVAVVWAKNEEGRIHGLIVERAMEGFSTPETHNKWSLRASATGELIFDNVKVPKENLLEGKSGLGAPLGCLDSARYGISWGAIGAAMDCYDTALRYAKERVQFGKPIAAFQLQQKKLAEMITEITKAQLLALRLGQLKNEGRATTAQISMAKRNNVDMALNIAREARQILGGMGITGEYSIMRHMMNLESVITYEGTHDIHLLITGADITGHQAFK, encoded by the coding sequence ATGCGACCCGATTTATTTGAGGCCCCCGATTACTATAAGCTTGACGATTTACTTTCTGAAGAACATAAATTGGTTCGCGATGCCGCCCGGCAATGGGTAAAAAGGGATGTCTCCCCAATTATCGAGGAATATGCCCAAAAGGCGGAATTTCCCAAACAAATCATCAAGGGACTTGCGGAAATCGGTGCCTTCGGACCCTATATTCCAGAGGAATACGGCGGTGCTGGACTGGACCAAATCAGTTACGGCCTAATCATGCAGGAGATCGAGCGGGGCGATAGTGGCGTACGCTCGACGGCATCGGTACAGTCTTCTCTGGTCATGTACCCCATTTACACTTATGGCAACGAAGCGCAACGCCAAAAATACCTTCCGAAATTGGCTTCCGGGGAATGGATGGGCTCTTTCGGATTGACCGAACCCAACCATGGCTCGAACCCTGGGGGAATGGAAACCAAGTTCAAGGATATGGGAGACCATTACCTTTTGAACGGGGCAAAACTATGGATATCGAACTCTCCCTTCTGCGATGTCGCCGTCGTCTGGGCGAAAAACGAGGAAGGCCGTATTCATGGCCTTATCGTAGAACGTGCTATGGAAGGATTTTCCACTCCTGAAACACACAATAAATGGTCGCTACGGGCATCCGCCACGGGAGAATTGATTTTCGACAACGTAAAAGTGCCCAAAGAAAATCTACTGGAAGGCAAATCCGGTTTGGGTGCACCATTGGGTTGCCTGGATTCTGCGCGATACGGAATTTCATGGGGGGCCATCGGTGCTGCCATGGATTGTTATGATACCGCTTTACGGTATGCAAAAGAACGCGTTCAGTTCGGGAAACCGATTGCGGCATTTCAATTGCAACAAAAGAAATTGGCCGAGATGATCACCGAGATTACCAAGGCACAGCTATTGGCCTTACGCTTGGGCCAGCTTAAAAACGAAGGGCGCGCCACAACGGCCCAAATTTCTATGGCAAAACGAAACAATGTGGATATGGCCCTGAATATCGCACGTGAAGCACGTCAAATCTTGGGAGGAATGGGCATTACCGGAGAATACAGTATCATGCGCCACATGATGAATTTGGAAAGCGTTATCACCTATGAGGGTACGCACGATATACACTTGTTGATTACAGGTGCCGATATTACCGGACATCAAGCCTTTAAATAA
- the rimM gene encoding ribosome maturation factor RimM (Essential for efficient processing of 16S rRNA): MRKEDCFYLGKIVSKYSFKGEVLAKLDADEPELYENMESVFVSMRGNLIPFFIDNCRLHKSSLLRIDFEEVKSEAEADTIMGSELYLPVSFLPELKGNKFYFHEIIGFAMNDAIHGDIGTITGVNDTTSQALFEVQKGEKQLLIPITDEIITEVNREKKTIFVSTPDGLVDLYLS; the protein is encoded by the coding sequence ATGCGAAAGGAAGACTGTTTCTACCTAGGCAAGATCGTTTCTAAATATAGCTTTAAAGGTGAGGTGTTAGCAAAATTAGATGCCGACGAACCCGAGCTTTACGAAAATATGGAATCAGTATTTGTCTCAATGCGCGGCAATCTGATTCCATTTTTTATTGACAACTGTCGGTTGCACAAATCCAGTTTATTGCGTATCGATTTCGAGGAGGTGAAATCAGAGGCCGAGGCCGACACGATTATGGGTTCCGAATTATACCTGCCAGTTTCCTTCCTGCCCGAATTAAAAGGTAACAAATTCTACTTTCACGAGATTATCGGCTTTGCTATGAACGATGCCATTCACGGGGATATTGGCACGATAACCGGCGTGAACGACACCACTTCCCAAGCCCTTTTCGAAGTACAAAAGGGCGAGAAGCAATTGCTCATTCCTATTACGGATGAAATCATCACCGAAGTAAATCGGGAGAAGAAGACCATTTTTGTCAGTACTCCGGACGGACTCGTAGATTTATACCTATCCTGA
- a CDS encoding sulfatase produces MKILNKLAATLCIPFVIGCVEKQQDTHQNEGKNKLNFIIIFADDLGYGDLSSYGNPTIHTPHLDRMAHEGQKWTNFYAGASVCTPSRAALLTGRLPARSGMASNERRVLFPDSKNGLPTSEITLAEQLKTVGYKTAAIGKWHLGHKEPYLPTNHGFDYYFGIPYSNDMDKIDGLLPYWDYCHQPNDSIKPEHFNVPLLRNTEIIEWPADQHSITKRYSEEAVSFIKKNKDKPFFVYLAHNLPHVPLFVSEEAAGKSKRGLYGDVVEEIDDGVGKILATLKDEGLDERTIVVFTSDNGPWLPFKNNGGSAGPLRAGKGTTWEGGMREPGIFWGPGNIEPGLVSEIGSTMDLFTTFSKIAGAKIPDDRIIDGIDLSETLLHLAPSPRNSILYYRGTELYAARLGDFKAHFITEGAYGELGARAAHQTPMLYNLSHDVGEKYDIASKHPEILQQIQELISEHKANLVVGEDQLVERE; encoded by the coding sequence ATGAAAATCCTTAACAAACTTGCCGCGACACTATGTATTCCTTTTGTTATAGGGTGTGTAGAAAAGCAGCAGGACACTCACCAAAATGAGGGAAAAAACAAATTGAATTTCATTATCATCTTTGCCGATGACCTAGGCTATGGGGACTTGAGCTCTTACGGCAATCCGACCATTCATACGCCCCATCTGGACCGTATGGCCCACGAAGGTCAAAAATGGACCAACTTTTATGCAGGCGCCAGTGTTTGCACGCCCAGTAGGGCAGCCTTGCTCACGGGAAGACTTCCGGCACGAAGCGGTATGGCGAGCAACGAACGTCGCGTGCTCTTTCCTGATTCCAAAAACGGATTACCGACTTCCGAAATCACCTTGGCCGAGCAATTGAAAACAGTCGGTTACAAAACCGCGGCTATCGGAAAATGGCATCTCGGACATAAAGAACCCTACCTGCCCACCAACCATGGATTCGATTATTACTTTGGTATCCCTTATTCCAATGATATGGATAAGATAGACGGATTATTGCCGTATTGGGACTATTGTCATCAACCCAATGATTCCATAAAACCGGAACATTTTAATGTCCCCCTCTTGCGCAATACCGAAATTATCGAGTGGCCAGCGGATCAGCATTCCATCACCAAGCGCTATTCCGAGGAGGCTGTTTCCTTTATCAAAAAAAATAAAGACAAACCCTTTTTTGTGTATTTGGCGCACAATCTACCTCACGTACCTTTATTCGTTTCCGAAGAAGCCGCCGGTAAAAGCAAGCGCGGCCTATATGGCGATGTGGTCGAAGAAATCGATGACGGAGTAGGAAAAATATTGGCTACCTTGAAAGATGAGGGGCTAGATGAGCGCACTATTGTCGTCTTCACCTCTGACAATGGTCCTTGGTTACCCTTTAAAAATAACGGGGGCAGCGCCGGACCACTAAGAGCAGGAAAGGGCACTACTTGGGAAGGGGGCATGCGCGAACCGGGAATTTTTTGGGGACCGGGAAACATTGAACCAGGACTGGTCTCTGAAATCGGCTCTACTATGGATTTGTTCACCACCTTCAGCAAAATCGCCGGCGCCAAAATTCCCGATGATCGCATTATAGATGGTATTGATTTGAGCGAAACCCTCTTGCATCTCGCCCCGAGCCCGAGAAACAGCATACTCTATTATCGGGGTACGGAATTGTATGCAGCGCGACTCGGTGATTTCAAAGCCCACTTTATTACAGAGGGTGCCTATGGGGAATTGGGAGCGCGGGCAGCACATCAAACGCCCATGCTGTATAATCTAAGTCACGATGTTGGGGAAAAATACGATATCGCCTCAAAGCATCCCGAAATTTTGCAACAGATTCAAGAACTGATTTCAGAACATAAAGCCAATCTGGTCGTCGGTGAGGATCAATTGGTTGAGAGGGAATGA
- the dnaE gene encoding DNA polymerase III subunit alpha → MYLIFDTETTGLPKRWDAPITDTDNWPRCIQIAWQLHDAMGQVIEHQDYLVRPDGFNIPYDAEQIHGISTELAEQKGVPLAEVLEKFNTAMSKTKFIVGQNVGFDLNIMGAEFHRLKVANPLQELPVLDTCTEETATLCQIPGGRGGKFKLPTLTELHQHLFGEPFGEAHNATADVEATTRCFLELVRRKHYPLEKLDVQPGYFEDFLEANPQPIQLIGLKHINLKKASKKIADALWEKDTDGVSEAEIEKNIQTLEEASFAHLHNHSQFSVLQSTISVRDLVKVTAEANMPAVAITDHANMMGAFHFVKEIKAHNTAVKERNAAAVENGEQPTENEIKPIIGCEFFVCDDHTNKSVKDYGYQIVLLAKNKKGYHNLAKMSSIAYTDGFYYVPRIDRNIIAQYKEDIIVLTGNLYGEVPGKILNVGENQAEDALLWWKEQFGEDLYVEIMRHGQEDEDRVNKVLVPMAQKHEVKLVATNNTYYCAKEDADAHDILLCVKDGEKQATPIGRGRGYRYGLPNQEYYFKSQDEMKRMFEDLPESILNIQEVIDKVEPYDLARDVLLPKFDIPEEFKVAEDAVDGGNRGENAYLRHITYEGAKKRYEEITPEIAERIDFELDTIKNSGYPGYFLITEDFIREARNMDVSVGPGRGSAAGSVVAYCLWITNIDPLKYNLLFERFLNPERVSMPDIDIDFDDEGRGRVMDYVIKKYGANQVAQIITYGTMAAKSSIRDTARVLDLPLGDADRIAKLIPTMSKLGKIFGQSDADLKKKFRAEDLEKVHQLLNIHDGDDLEGQTVKMARTLEGSVRNTGIHACGVIITPDDITNFVPVATAKDSDLYVTQFDNSVVESAGLLKMDFLGLKTLTLIKDTVKIVKAKHGIELVPDDFPLDDEKTYALFQRGDTVGIFQYESPGMQKHMKDLKPSVFDDLIAMNALYRPGPMEYIPDFIQRKNGMAEIKYDLPDMEEYLKETYGITVYQEQVMLLSQKLAGFSKGEADVLRKAMGKKIFAVLQKMKPKFLEGGEANGHPKETLEKIWKDWEAFAAYAFNKSHSTCYAYIAYQTAYLKAHYPAEYMAAVLSNNMNDIKQVTFFMEECKRMGLEVLGPDVNESYYKFAVNKRGAVRFGMGAIKGVGRSAVETIVEHRKKDGNYTSVFDLAKRIDLRAANKKAFENLAVAGGFDSFGTTHRAQYFHTEGDGITFLEKVIKSAAKYQENKNSSQMDMFGGISEAQIPEPEVPPCEEWGTMEKLRREKEVVGIYISGHPLDDFKTEINAFCNASVTCANELENYVNRELSFAGVITDVQHRISKNGKGWALFTMEDYTDSHEFRIFGEEYLKFRHFLMINSFAYVKMYVRDGWVNRDTGKKGDPRMQFNSFILLQEVMEAYAKKLTIKLNINELQEENVHQLKDTLVSHKGDHTLNFVVYEMEEKIKVNLVARKQKVRISSELLQQLEENQVHYKLN, encoded by the coding sequence ATGTACCTCATTTTCGATACCGAAACCACTGGCCTTCCTAAAAGATGGGATGCGCCTATCACCGACACCGACAACTGGCCTCGTTGTATTCAAATCGCCTGGCAGTTGCATGATGCGATGGGTCAGGTTATCGAGCATCAAGATTATTTGGTGCGGCCAGATGGCTTCAATATTCCATATGATGCGGAGCAGATTCACGGTATCTCTACCGAGCTGGCCGAGCAAAAGGGGGTGCCCTTGGCAGAGGTCTTGGAGAAGTTCAATACGGCCATGTCGAAAACGAAATTCATTGTCGGGCAAAATGTCGGCTTTGATCTGAATATTATGGGTGCGGAGTTCCACAGGCTAAAGGTGGCCAACCCTTTGCAGGAACTACCGGTTTTGGATACCTGTACCGAGGAGACGGCGACCCTTTGTCAAATTCCAGGGGGGCGTGGCGGAAAATTCAAACTTCCCACCTTAACGGAGTTGCACCAGCATTTATTCGGGGAGCCTTTTGGGGAGGCGCACAATGCCACCGCCGATGTAGAGGCTACGACCAGATGTTTCTTGGAGCTCGTTCGAAGAAAGCATTATCCCCTTGAAAAGTTGGACGTTCAACCCGGTTACTTCGAAGATTTTTTAGAGGCGAATCCGCAACCGATTCAACTTATCGGCCTTAAGCACATCAATCTTAAAAAAGCATCGAAGAAAATTGCCGATGCCCTCTGGGAAAAAGATACGGATGGGGTATCGGAAGCCGAGATCGAGAAGAACATTCAAACGCTAGAGGAAGCCTCTTTTGCCCATCTGCACAACCATTCACAGTTTTCGGTACTGCAGTCTACCATTTCGGTAAGGGATTTGGTAAAAGTTACCGCAGAGGCCAACATGCCGGCGGTCGCGATTACCGACCATGCCAATATGATGGGCGCCTTTCATTTTGTCAAAGAAATCAAAGCCCACAATACTGCCGTCAAAGAACGAAATGCCGCGGCTGTCGAAAATGGCGAGCAGCCGACCGAAAACGAAATCAAACCCATCATCGGCTGCGAATTTTTCGTCTGCGATGACCATACGAATAAAAGTGTAAAGGACTACGGTTACCAAATCGTGCTTTTGGCCAAGAATAAAAAAGGCTATCACAATCTGGCGAAAATGTCGTCCATTGCCTATACCGACGGATTTTACTACGTACCCCGAATCGACCGAAATATAATAGCGCAGTACAAAGAGGATATTATCGTGTTGACCGGAAACCTGTATGGGGAGGTACCGGGAAAAATCCTCAACGTTGGTGAAAATCAAGCAGAAGACGCGTTACTATGGTGGAAAGAACAATTCGGGGAGGACCTGTATGTCGAAATTATGCGTCATGGGCAGGAAGATGAAGATCGGGTCAACAAGGTCTTGGTTCCGATGGCCCAAAAACACGAGGTCAAACTGGTGGCGACGAACAACACCTACTACTGCGCGAAGGAAGACGCCGATGCCCACGATATTCTCTTGTGCGTAAAAGATGGTGAAAAGCAGGCCACGCCGATCGGGCGGGGCCGTGGTTACCGCTACGGACTGCCGAACCAAGAGTACTACTTTAAGTCTCAGGACGAGATGAAGCGTATGTTCGAAGACCTTCCGGAATCTATTTTAAACATTCAGGAGGTCATCGATAAAGTGGAGCCTTATGATCTCGCCCGCGATGTATTACTGCCCAAATTCGATATTCCCGAGGAATTCAAGGTGGCGGAAGATGCTGTAGATGGAGGTAATCGGGGCGAAAACGCCTATTTGCGACACATCACCTATGAAGGTGCTAAAAAGCGATACGAAGAGATTACGCCGGAAATAGCGGAACGTATCGATTTTGAACTGGATACCATCAAGAATTCAGGCTATCCCGGTTATTTTTTGATTACGGAGGATTTTATCCGCGAGGCCAGGAATATGGATGTTTCGGTAGGGCCGGGGCGTGGTTCAGCGGCCGGCTCGGTAGTTGCCTATTGTTTGTGGATCACCAATATCGATCCCCTAAAGTACAATCTGCTTTTTGAGCGGTTTTTGAATCCGGAGCGGGTATCGATGCCCGATATCGATATCGATTTTGATGATGAAGGCAGGGGTCGGGTGATGGATTACGTCATCAAGAAGTATGGCGCTAACCAAGTCGCACAGATCATCACCTATGGTACCATGGCGGCGAAGTCATCGATTCGCGATACGGCGCGGGTGCTCGATCTGCCCTTGGGCGATGCCGATAGGATCGCGAAGTTGATTCCGACCATGTCTAAACTAGGCAAGATTTTCGGGCAGTCGGATGCCGATTTGAAAAAGAAATTCAGGGCCGAGGATTTGGAGAAAGTCCACCAACTGCTCAACATCCATGATGGCGACGATTTGGAAGGTCAGACCGTAAAAATGGCACGTACGTTGGAAGGTTCGGTGCGAAATACGGGAATTCATGCCTGTGGGGTAATCATTACGCCCGACGATATTACCAATTTCGTACCCGTCGCGACGGCCAAGGATTCCGATCTGTACGTCACTCAATTCGATAACTCCGTTGTTGAGAGCGCAGGACTGTTAAAAATGGATTTCCTGGGATTGAAAACCCTGACCCTGATCAAGGATACGGTCAAGATCGTAAAGGCCAAACACGGCATCGAATTGGTGCCGGACGATTTTCCGTTGGACGATGAAAAGACCTACGCACTTTTCCAAAGAGGGGATACGGTAGGGATATTCCAATACGAATCGCCGGGAATGCAAAAACACATGAAGGACTTGAAACCTTCCGTTTTTGATGACCTGATCGCCATGAATGCGTTGTACCGTCCGGGACCGATGGAGTACATTCCCGATTTCATTCAACGGAAGAACGGAATGGCCGAAATCAAGTACGACCTGCCCGATATGGAAGAGTACTTGAAGGAAACCTATGGTATCACCGTTTATCAGGAGCAGGTGATGCTGCTGTCCCAGAAATTGGCCGGTTTCTCGAAAGGCGAGGCCGATGTTTTGCGAAAGGCGATGGGGAAAAAGATTTTCGCGGTACTCCAGAAAATGAAACCCAAATTCTTGGAAGGGGGCGAAGCCAACGGCCATCCGAAGGAGACCCTCGAAAAAATATGGAAAGATTGGGAAGCCTTTGCCGCCTATGCCTTTAACAAGAGCCATTCGACCTGTTATGCGTATATCGCCTATCAGACCGCCTATCTAAAAGCGCATTACCCTGCCGAATACATGGCCGCGGTATTGAGTAATAATATGAACGATATCAAACAGGTGACCTTCTTTATGGAGGAATGCAAGCGTATGGGATTGGAAGTGCTGGGACCCGATGTGAATGAATCGTACTACAAATTTGCCGTAAACAAAAGAGGGGCCGTCCGTTTTGGGATGGGGGCCATCAAAGGGGTCGGGCGTTCGGCGGTCGAGACCATTGTGGAGCATCGTAAGAAAGACGGCAATTATACCTCCGTTTTTGATTTGGCCAAACGTATCGACCTTCGGGCAGCGAATAAAAAGGCCTTTGAGAATTTGGCCGTAGCCGGCGGATTCGATTCTTTCGGTACGACACATCGCGCACAATATTTCCATACCGAGGGGGATGGCATCACCTTTTTGGAAAAAGTGATCAAGTCCGCCGCGAAATATCAGGAAAATAAGAACTCCAGCCAGATGGATATGTTCGGGGGCATCAGCGAGGCCCAGATTCCGGAACCAGAAGTACCTCCCTGTGAGGAGTGGGGCACTATGGAAAAGCTTCGTAGGGAAAAAGAAGTGGTCGGTATCTACATTTCCGGACATCCGTTAGACGATTTTAAGACAGAAATCAATGCCTTTTGTAATGCCAGTGTAACCTGTGCCAATGAATTGGAAAACTACGTAAACCGAGAGCTATCGTTTGCCGGGGTCATTACCGACGTACAGCATCGGATTTCCAAAAACGGAAAGGGCTGGGCGCTATTCACCATGGAGGATTATACCGATTCGCACGAGTTTCGCATTTTCGGGGAAGAATATTTAAAGTTCCGTCACTTTTTGATGATCAATTCATTTGCCTACGTAAAAATGTATGTGCGTGATGGCTGGGTAAACCGCGACACCGGCAAAAAAGGCGACCCCAGAATGCAGTTCAATAGTTTTATACTCTTGCAGGAAGTGATGGAAGCCTATGCCAAGAAGCTGACCATCAAATTAAACATCAACGAGTTACAGGAAGAGAACGTACATCAATTGAAAGATACTTTGGTATCGCATAAGGGCGACCATACCTTGAATTTCGTGGTGTACGAGATGGAAGAAAAAATAAAAGTGAATTTGGTGGCTAGAAAGCAGAAAGTACGGATCTCGAGTGAATTGTTGCAGCAGTTGGAAGAAAACCAGGTGCATTACAAATTGAACTAG